Proteins from a genomic interval of Cuculus canorus isolate bCucCan1 chromosome 17, bCucCan1.pri, whole genome shotgun sequence:
- the GLTP gene encoding glycolipid transfer protein encodes MALLLEHEFKPLPADKQIETLPFLDAVAHLPPFFDCLGTPIVYSPVKADLAGNIKKIRAVYDSNPSKFKTLQNILEVEKEMYGSAWPKTGATLALMWLKRGLKFMLVLLQSISDGERDEEHPNLIRVNALKAYEIALKKYHGWMLQKLFMGSVYALPYKSDLLKALEKGKEVKEEESIEKIHQFLSRVTPILDAIYEMYTKMNAELSYKA; translated from the exons ATGGcgctgctgctggagcacgAGTTCAAGCCGCTGCCGGCCGACAAGCAGATCGAGACGCTGCCCTTCCTGGACGCCGTGGCGCACCTGCCGCCGTTCTTCG ATTGCCTGGGGACTCCCATCGTCTACTCACCGGTCAAAGCAGACCTGGCTGGAAATATCAAG aaaATCCGAGCAGTTTACGACTCCAACCCCTCCAAGttcaaaacactgcagaacatcctggaggtggagaaggagatgTACGGCTCCGCCTGGCCCAAGACGGGTGCGACGCTGGCGCTGATGTGGTTGAAAAG GGGCCTGAAGTTCATGCTGGTGTTGCTGCAGAGCATCTCTGACGGCGAGCGGGATGAAGAACATCCAAACCTCATCCGAGTGAATGCCTTGAAGGCTTACGAGATTGCGCTGAAGAAATACCATGGCTGGATGCTGCAGAAGCTCTTCATG GGCTCGGTCTATGCTCTTCCGTACAAATCTGATTTACTGAAGGCGTTAGAGAAGGGTAAAGAAGtcaaagaggaggaaagcataGAGAAGATCCATCAGTTCCTCTCAAGGGTTACGCCCATCCTGGATGCAATTTATGAGATGTACACAAAGATGAATGCTGAGCTGAGCTACAAAGCCTAA